The sequence below is a genomic window from Colletotrichum destructivum chromosome 4, complete sequence.
TACAAAGTAGGCATATCAAGACACTGGTCACCTGACAGCAAAGCAGGAAGACGACTTGCTGTTCAGCACTAGTCACCAATAGGGCGCATAAAGGATCATGCATCACACAGTTCCATGCTACATGACATCGGCACAGGCGAAGGTGGTCATCGGTAGAAGTGAAGAAACAAAAGGAAAGATGCTTGGAATTCAGCTCTTTTAATACAGTATTTACACCAAGCAGATGGTTGTCCTCGAGTCACGTCGCAAGCCCCCCAGCCCATGCCAGCTCTACTAGTAGTCCTTTTATACATGGGCAAACTGCCATGGTCGAATTGTGATTGTGATTCTAAGAGACGATAGGGAAGGAGGATATCGATTagttggccttgggaggaGACTGGACCATGCCCTTGCCGGAGTAGCCCTCGGAGGAGAGACCAGTGATGGGGTCGGAATTTTGGTTCTGGAGAGGGTAAAGTTAGCTATGGATCCGACACAGCATGTCGGAAGCGGCGGGTGCGCCGACAACATACCTTGAGGAACTCGTTGGAAGCCTCCTGGTATTCCTTGGTCATGGTGTCGGGGGCAGGGCcggcgaagaggcggacGGTGGCGAAGATGGCCAAGCTGGCAGCGACGGAGGCGGCAACACCCCAGAAGACGCGGGTACCCTCACCAGCGGGGGTGCCGGCGCGGGGACCGTGGGGACCAAAAGCAATCCAGTAGGCTGTTTTGAGTCAATTTGCGTTAGTTTTCATCGTCAATCTCCTGTCTt
It includes:
- a CDS encoding Putative cytochrome c oxidase subunit IV family, encoding MLRTPTVSLARAGLRAAQQTTVIRRAATTHAISNPTLANIEKRWEGMPLQEQAELWMALRDRMKGPWAELTLQEKKAAYWIAFGPHGPRAGTPAGEGTRVFWGVAASVAASLAIFATVRLFAGPAPDTMTKEYQEASNEFLKNQNSDPITGLSSEGYSGKGMVQSPPKAN